GTGGTGGCCGTCGCCCCGCCGATCCTGCGCCATCGCCTGATCCTCAACTTCGCCGCCCAAAGCGAAGGGATCACCGTGGAGCAGATCATCCGCGATCTGGTCAAGCAAGCCGCCCGGACGATGGCCGCCGCCTGACGCCTCGCTGGCACGACGCCATCCGTTGCCCCGCGTCCCCCAGACCTCAGACTTCAGTAACCCGTGAGTTTCCCTGCACCCCGATGTCCCTCGTGAGTTTTTCCCCACTCGGATGCCCATGATTAGCCAAAGCTATTTGCAAGCGGATATTCTCGCCCGTGCGGAAGCCCTGGGCTTGAAAGCGCGGCGGATCGTCGAAGGCCTCCGCGTCGGCGACCACAAAAGCCCGTACAAGGGCTTCTCCGTCGAATTCGTCCAGCACCGGGAATACGTCCCCGGCGACGACATCCGCCACATCGACTGGAAAAGCTACGCCCGCAGCGACCGCTACACCATCAAGCAGTACGAACAGGAGACGAACTTCATCGCTCATCTGCTGTTGGACGCTTCCAACTCGATGCGCTACGGTTTCGGACTGACCAACAAGTTGGAGTACGCCAAGCTGTTGGCCGCCTCCCTAAGCTACTTGATTCTGCGGCAGCGGGACTCGGTCAGTCTGCGTGTGTTCAACACGGAGGTAGAAGCGGAGCTGCCGCCGAGCAGCCAGTTTGGACACCTCAACAGCATCACGCGAACGTTGGAGGAGATTCAGCCGCGGGAGGGCACCAGCATCGGGCCGCTGTTGGACCGCCTGGCCGATCAAGTCAGCCGCCGCGGCATCGTCATCCTCATCTCCGATTGCCTGGAAGAGTCGCTCGAACCGATCCTCTCCGGCTTGCGCCATCTCCGCTTCCGCGGGCATGAGGTGATCCTCTTCCACATTCTGCACCACGATGAAGTGGAGTTTCCCCTCTACGGCAACCTCCGCTTCATCGCCCTGGAAGGAACGGAGGAGTTGCTCACCCGCCCGCATTTGATCCGCCCGGCTTACCTGCGAATCGTGCAGCAGTATTTGCAGGACATTCGCAAAGGATGTGACGGCAGCGGGGTCGATTACGTGCAGATGTTCACCCATCGTTCCCTGGGCAATGCTTTGGCGGAGTACCTGGTCCGGCGCTTGAAAAAGTGACAGCAGGAGGAAAAGCGAGCCGCGGGAGTCGGGAGACGGAAGGAGATGCGGAACGGACGGGGCCAGCGCATGGAGAACAAACCACAGCCTGGAGAAGGAGCACCGCCTGGAGAAAGACCGCCGGAGGATGGCCGCCCGCCCCACGGAGTCAAGCCGATGAGCGAGGCGGCGGAGAGAGGAGGGATGCCCACGGAACCCACCCCCGCCCCACGAGGAACAGGGGCCGGCGAAGCGACTGCCCCAAAAGCGAGGGCGAATCGGGGAGGGCGGCGGTGGCGCGGCGGGCGCCTGGCCCTGCTGCTGGGGGCTGTCTTCGCCGGTATTCTCGCTGCTGCGACTTACACCGGCGCGCTGTGGCACTACTTCCCCCGCCATGACCTCGACCGCTGGCAAGGACGCTGGCGGATCGCCATCGAGGAACGGGCCACGCCCAATGCCATCCGGGTGGCCGGCCAGCGCTGGGAATACGAGGGGCAAGAGGGAGTGCGGGCGTACCGCCTGGAATTGGACGCCACGGCGGAACCGAAGCGGCTGTCCTTGGAACTCCTGGATACCCGCGGCCTGCAAGGCCCCACGCCCCGCCTCCACGGCCTGTATGCCTTTGAAGGACGGAACCGGGTTCGCGTCGTCCTGCTGCCGCAGTCCGAGCCGCTGCCGCTGCGATGGGAGGAGGCCGACCACGTGTTGACCCTGCTGCGGGAGTGAAACCCATGTTCGCCCGAACTGCTCGATCCGGGGATGAGATGCCGATTGGCTGCTCCCTCGGAGCGCGGGTCTTTCCAGGAAGCGAGGGGACAGGCGTAGAATCGAGTCAGACAGGAAAAGGGGAGTTGACGCCGCGATGCAATTTGCTGCTCCGATGATGCTGGCGGGCGCCGCCGCAATCAGCATTCCGATTGTGCTGCACCTGTTCTACCGGGCGCGCTACAAGCCGCTGCCCTGGGCGCCGATGCACTTTCTGCGCCAAGCGATCGAGCAGACCAGCCGCCGCCTGCGCTTCCAGGAATGGCTGCTGTTGCTCCTGCGCTGCCTGGCTATTGTGCTGCTGGCCCTGGCGCTGGCTCGGCCCGGTTGGAGCGGCTCGTCGATGAGCAGCCGGGGCCAGGCCGTGGACGCCGTCTTCCTCGTCGATGTCTCCTACAGCATGGGGGCGATGGATGGCGAAGTCCGCCGCTTGGACCGAGCCAAGGAAGCGGCTCAAGCCGTGCTGGACACGTTGCCGCCGCTTTCCTCCATCCAGGTGGTGACGTTCGCCGATCGGGCCTGGTGGGTTGGCCCGCAACAGCGGTACAACTGGGATCAAGCCCGTCAGCTTTTGCAAGGATTAGAACCGACGGCTTTAAGCACCGATCTTCTCCCCGGCCTGGAAGCGGCTCTGGAGGCGGCTCAAAGCGGCACGGCGGCAGCCAAGGAGTTCTACATCTTCACGGACTTGCAACGCCTCGGCTGGGAACGGCAGGCGGAAGCCTTGCGCAGCAAAATGGAAGAACTCCGGCAGCTCGGCTCCGTCGTGGTGGTCCATTGTGCCCATCCTCAGCGGCGCCCCGCCAATGTTACCGTCGAAAGCGTGCAATGGGTCGGGACGATTCCTCACACGCGTACCCGCGTCCCCTTTACGCTCCTGCTGCGCAACAGCGGCCAGGTGCCGGTGCGCGGCCTGCGTGTCGCCCTGGAGATCGACGACCGGTCCGTGGAAAAAGACGCCGTGCAACTCGATCAGATCGAACCCGGCCAGACTTACCCGGTGACGCTGACCGGCGGGCTGGAAGAAGCCGGGGTGCGCCTGATCCAAGCCCGGATCCAAGGCGATGACCTACCCGGCGACAACCTCCATCTGACGACCCTGCTCGTGCGGGACAAGGTCCGCGTGCTCCTGGTGGATGGCACGCCCAATCCCGACGATCCCCTGCAAGCGGGGGACCACTTCGTGCGGACCGCTCTCAATCCCACGGGCAACCCGGATTACTTCATCGAGACGGAATCGGTGGGGGCGGTTGAGGCCGGGCCGCGCCACCTGGACGGCAAGGATGCGGTCTATCTGCTCAATGCCCCGCTGCGCTCGCCGGAGAACCCGGTGCGCGGCCTGAGTCCGGAATTTCTGGACGAATTGGCCCGTTTCGTCCAGCGCGGCGGGGGCTTGATCATCGCGGCGGGGGACCATGTCGACCCGAAGCAGTACACCGAGGTGCTGGGACCGTCAGGCCGGGACCTGCTCCCTCTGCCGCTCAAGGGATACCACCTTACGTCGGAGAAGAAGCCGTATCGTTTGTCCGCTCCGTCCGTGGCCGCGGATTCCTTCCTGGCGGACTTCCGCAAGCCGGGTTACGCCGAAGCTCTGGAACGCCTCGCCCTCTTCCGCATGCTCGCGGTCGAGGAACCGGGACCAGGCCGGGTATTGATCCGTGACACCGACGGCCGCCCCTATCTGCTCCAGCGCCGCCTCGGCGCAGGCGAAGTCCTCCTCATCACCAGCTCCCTGGACGAGCGCTGGTGCAACTTCTCTGCGGACCCCGGTTCCTTCCACGTTCCCTTGGCCATGCTAACGATCAAACACCTGACCGGTCTCAAACAACCGGGCGGCGTGCTCACGGCGGGGGAAACTTTGACCTGGGTCCTGCCTCCGACTGTCCAAACGGAAGCGTGGGACCTCCTCCTGCCGCCCCGGCCCGGACAGCATGAGACGGAACGCGTCACTGTGCCGCTGCAAAAGGACGCCAACGGCCAGCGCTTCCTGAGTTGGAATGATACCTTCCAAGCGGGGGTGTACCGCTTCGTACCTCGCGGGCTATCCGCGGATACCACGACGGAGATGACCGCAACTTTTGCCGTCAATCCGGACCTGCGGGAAGCCACGTCCCTGGTCTTGGCCAGTGCGGAGGAGATCAGCCAATGGCTGGGCTTTTCCCCGGCCATCATTCCGGCGGGATCAGATACGGCAGCGGCTGTGACCCAACTGCGCATCCGCGGCGAATGGACGGAATACTTCCTCGTGGGACTGTTGCTGCTGTTGGTGGCGGAGTCGGCTTGGGCGTGGCTGTGCGGGCGGGCCTGGTGAGAAGTCTCCTCCCGGTTCGCCCAACCCCAGCTTGACGAACTCCTGGTTTGCGAACTTCCGGCTTGCCGAACGAGACGAGGAGACAGACGAACGGGACAGATAACAGGCCAATAACGAAAACGACGGGTATCCTCTGCGGAAAATACCGGAGGCGAGTGGAACGAGAAGGCATCCATGAACGCTTTATGGCTGATAGTGCCGTTGTGGGCGGAGATGCAACGCCGGGGCTGGTTTCCCCTGTGGCTGGCGATTCTGCTGGGTTTGGCGGCGGCGGCGGCGGTGATTCGGCTCTATCTGCGGGAATCGGAGCGCCTCGGCGTCTTCCCCCGCTTGCTCCTCGCTTCGCTCCGCATCATACTCGTGCTGCTGGTGGCCTTTTTGCTGCTGCGTCCGGCGTGGGTCCACCGGGATGAACGGAGCCGACAGCGGCCTATTGCCGTGCTCATCGACGTGTCCCAAAGCATGGCCCAACGGGATGCCCGCCCCAACAGCGACGACCAGTGGCGGCTGGCCCTGGCATGGGGTTTGACCGATCCCCGCGCGCCGTTCCCGCCCAGCGGCTTCCCCGATACCAGCTTGCGCGCACGCCTGCCGGATCGCCCCAGCCGCCTGCAACTGGTCCAAGCCGTGCTCACCCATCCCCAACTCAACTTACTCGCTCGCTTGGCTCAGAAGGGACCCCTGGAAGTGTACACCTTCGGCCGGCAGCGCTACTCCCGCAGCACCACGCAGTGGGAGTGGCTGAAGGAACTGCAAGCGGAGGAAACCGGCACCGCGTTGGCCGACGCCGCTTTAGAGCTGCTCCAGCGGGATGAGCTGGACCTGCCCGCAGCCATTGTGATCCTCAGCGACGGTCGCGATAACGCCAGCCGGAGCAACTTCGAGGAGCTGGCGCGGCAGTGCGTCCGCCGCCGGGTGCCCTTGCACATCTACGGCGTGGGCGTGTCCAGTGTCAGCCAAGTGCAAGCGGCTTTCGGGCCGGCCCACCCCGGCGATGCGGTCAGTCCTGAAGCCCAGGCCGCCGCCGGCCTCGATGTGCCCAACACTCTGTTCGTGGACGACATCGCCGCCATTCCGGTGCGTTACACCGTCTTCGGCGTGCCGGAGGGCCAGGTGGACCTGGTGCTGCACTACGGTGAGCGGGAAGTCGCCCGCAAAAGTCAGGCCATCCGCTTGACCCCCGAAGAACAGCAGAAAGGCAAAACCTTCGCCGACTTGCTCCGCTTCGTGCCGACCAAGGAGGATGCCGCCGCCAGCAAGCAGGAGTACACGCTCACCATTACGCTCAGCGCCGGGGATGCCGCTGCGCCGCTCAAGCTGACCACCACGCTGCGCCGCCCGGCCCAGGTGGTCAACCGCCAGCTCAAGGTCCTGGCGATCGATTACCGCTCCCGCTACGACTTCCAGTACTTGCAGCGCTGGCTGCTGCGCGACCGGCGAGTGCAAGCCCGCTTCTACCTCATCGACGGCGATAAGGCAGCCATGCGTTCCGGTCCGCCGTGGCTCCCAGAATTGACCCGCGAGATCAACGGCACCCTCAGCCTTGATGCCGACGAGTTCCGCACGCTGCTCTTTGACTTCGACCTGCTCATTCTCGGCGATGTGCCTCGGAACTTTTTCACCCGGCAGCAGGCGGAGCTGATCAAGCAGTTTGTGGTGGAAGGCGGGGGGTTGATCCACATCGCGGGGCGCTGGCATGCCCCGGCCGGTTGGGCCGAACCTGGCGCGGCGGACCCCAAGGCCCGGCACCCCTTGGCGGAGATTTTACCGGTGGAGTTGGAGCCGGTCCGCTTCCCGCTGGAAGACCCCGGTGCGCCCCGCCCCTTCGTCCCGGTGCCGGCGCCCGCCGCTGCCCGCGCCCCGCTGCTGACCCTCGTCGATGACCCCGAACGCAACGCTGCCCTTTGGGGCGAACTGGGCAAGCCTCCCCGCGAGGATGATCAGCAGCTCAAGCCGATGTTCTGGTACTACCCCGTGCGCCGGGTCAAACCCGCGGCGGAAGTCTTCCTGGTTCACCCCACGGACCGCACTCCCCCCCCGGACAATAAACCCATGCCCTTGCTCGTCGGCCACTACTACGGCAAGGGGTATGTCCTCTACGTCGGCTTCTGCGACACCTGGCGCTGGCGCTACAACACGCGGGACAAATACTTCGGCCGCTTCTGGACTCAAGCGGTCTACACCGCCGGCATTCCACGGATCGCGGGAACCCGCCGCACGCAACTGACCCCGGCTGCCACGCAACCAGTGCTCGGCCAAACCGGCGAAGTTTATGCCCGCATCTACTCGGACCGCTACGAGCCGTTCACCGCCGCGGAGGTTAGCGCCACCCTGATCCACCACGATGGCGACCCGAATGATCCGCAGGCCCGCCGCAGCATCACCTTCCGCAAAGTCCCCGGTGTCGAAGGGGAATATGTGGCTACCCTGCCCTACGACCGGATCGGCCGCTTCGAGCTGCGCCTGGACCCGCTCAACGGCCAACCCGCCAGCTTGCCTTACACCGTGATCTACCCGGAAAACCACGAACTGGCTCCTGGACCTATGGCGGAAGCCGCCCTGCGCCGCCTGGCCTACGCCTCCCGCGAGGGCGCCGAGGAGGGGTTCTACCGCGAAGAGCACCTGGCCGCCCTGCCCGATGCCGTGCAAACTCAACTGGCCCCCCTCTCCCGTCGTCAGGAACTGCTCCTCTGGAACCGCTGGATGCTCCTGGCCATCATCGCCCTGTTAACCGCCGAGTGGGTCCTGCGCCGCTTCCAGGGATTGAGTTAGCCCCAGGTGGGCGACCCCGTTGGGGTCCTGGTTGAGACGATGGAGGCCGGATCGCTGGCTTACCCGGAGTGACAAGACAAGACCCTAACCTGGATGAAGAGAGAGAAGGCAGCGTGATAGGGACCATGCACACGATTCTGCGACAACTACGCCGCTGGCGCTCGCGGGAACGGTTACTGCGGCTGGCCTGGGGACTAGGACGCACCCTGGCGGTGCTCCTGGCGGTGCTCGCGGGGGCATGCCTGATCGACTGGTTCATCGATCGTTACTCCGGTTCGCAAACCTGGCGGGATTGGCGCAATTCGAGCTGGCTGCTCTGGCCTGCCGATCCGCTCGACACGGGGGAAACCCCCTTCTGGCTGGTCCGCCTGCCCTTGACCGCCGGCCAAGTGGCCCTCGCCGCCTGGCTGCTTTACCACTGGGTCTATCGCCCCGTGCGGCAGACACCCCCGATCGACGACCTGGCATTCCAAGCCGAGCAGGCCTTCCCCGCCTTCGAGCACCGCTTGGTCACCGCGGTGCAACTGAACCGCCGCGGAGCGAAAACCCAGGGTATGTCCCGCGCCTTGATCGCCCAGGTCACCGAGGAGGCGGAAGCCTTGGCCCAGCGCTACGACTTCCTCAGCCTGCTGGATACCAGCCGCTGGCAAAAAGCCCTGGCTTGGCTCCTCCCCGTGCTGATGGGCTGGGGGCTGTTCGTCGCGATCAATCCCAGCTTGGCCGCCGTGCTGGTGCTGCGCCAGGCCCTGCTGCCTGTGGACATTCCCCGCCGCATCCACCTGGAGAACCTCACGCCGGAACTCTGGCCGGTCGGCGCCGATGTCACGGTGCGTGTGCGCGTCACGGGCCGCTTCCGGGAGGACCTGGTCGGCGTGCTACGCCTGGTTCCCGATGGCCAGCCCGAAGAGTTTTACGAGTTGCATTGGGCCAGAACTTTGGACGACGGCAGCGCCGAGTTTGAGACCCGCCTGCCGCCGATGTCCCAGGATTTCTCCTTCCTGGCACGCCTGGGGGATGGTCGGATGCGGGAGCCGGGCCGGGTCCGTTTCGAGCCGCCGCCGCAATTGGCCCCGGACGATCCCTCCTCCCCGCCGTTGATCGGCGAGATCGAACTGCCCGCTTGGCTGGGCCGGCGCCCGGATGGTTCCCCCTACCTCCGCCGCAACGACGGTTGGAGCCGAGGCGAAATCGTCGATGCCCTGCCCCAATCCCGCCTGCGAATCACCGCCCGCTTCAACAAGCCGGTGGCGCAAGCCTACCTGGTCCCCATCCTCCGCGGTGAAGGACTCCGCGAGCACCCCCTCGTCCCGCTTCCCCCTCTGGTGCTCGCCGAGGACCGCCGCTCCGCCTTCTGGACCCTGCCGGCTCAGCCGCGCCTCATCGCCTACCGCCTCGACCTGACCGATGACTACGGCTTCACCAATCCCCTGCCCATCCGCCGCAATATCCGCCTCTGGGAAGATCGGCCTCCGGTGGTCGAATGGAAACCTGAATCGACCCGCGATCCGAATCGCGCCTCCGCGGACTGGGCGCCCGGTGTCAACCCCAAGGACTTCGAATGGGACATGCCCTTGGCCCCCAACGGCCGAATCCAGGTCATCTACGTGGCGCGCTCCGACGCTGGCATCGGCCGAGCCAACATCGCCTACCGCGTGGTGCCGCGGGGTATCCCCGCCGACGCTTACCCCGAAGAGATACGCCGCATCCAGCACCCCCGCGATGATCCCCAAGGATTGGTCTTCCAACGCTTGCCCCTGCGCCCCTTCACCGGCAACCCCCAAGAGCTGCAATTGGGAGAATTCATCCTCGACTTGGGCAAGTTTGAGAAGTCCGGCAAGTTCGGCGAAGTCGAATTGTACCACCTGCCTGCCAGCGATCCCTGGGAGGAACCGTCGGGATTGGTCGCCGGAGGATGTAAAAACTTCGAGATCGCCGGGCTGCAAAAACGGCTCCCCGATGGCTCCTGGGCGAAACTGGAAGTCGGCGATACGGTTGAATTGTATGTGGAGGTGTACGACCGCCTCACGCCCCTGGCCTGGTCCGCAAC
This Thermogemmata fonticola DNA region includes the following protein-coding sequences:
- a CDS encoding BatA domain-containing protein, coding for MQFAAPMMLAGAAAISIPIVLHLFYRARYKPLPWAPMHFLRQAIEQTSRRLRFQEWLLLLLRCLAIVLLALALARPGWSGSSMSSRGQAVDAVFLVDVSYSMGAMDGEVRRLDRAKEAAQAVLDTLPPLSSIQVVTFADRAWWVGPQQRYNWDQARQLLQGLEPTALSTDLLPGLEAALEAAQSGTAAAKEFYIFTDLQRLGWERQAEALRSKMEELRQLGSVVVVHCAHPQRRPANVTVESVQWVGTIPHTRTRVPFTLLLRNSGQVPVRGLRVALEIDDRSVEKDAVQLDQIEPGQTYPVTLTGGLEEAGVRLIQARIQGDDLPGDNLHLTTLLVRDKVRVLLVDGTPNPDDPLQAGDHFVRTALNPTGNPDYFIETESVGAVEAGPRHLDGKDAVYLLNAPLRSPENPVRGLSPEFLDELARFVQRGGGLIIAAGDHVDPKQYTEVLGPSGRDLLPLPLKGYHLTSEKKPYRLSAPSVAADSFLADFRKPGYAEALERLALFRMLAVEEPGPGRVLIRDTDGRPYLLQRRLGAGEVLLITSSLDERWCNFSADPGSFHVPLAMLTIKHLTGLKQPGGVLTAGETLTWVLPPTVQTEAWDLLLPPRPGQHETERVTVPLQKDANGQRFLSWNDTFQAGVYRFVPRGLSADTTTEMTATFAVNPDLREATSLVLASAEEISQWLGFSPAIIPAGSDTAAAVTQLRIRGEWTEYFLVGLLLLLVAESAWAWLCGRAW
- a CDS encoding DUF58 domain-containing protein produces the protein MPMISQSYLQADILARAEALGLKARRIVEGLRVGDHKSPYKGFSVEFVQHREYVPGDDIRHIDWKSYARSDRYTIKQYEQETNFIAHLLLDASNSMRYGFGLTNKLEYAKLLAASLSYLILRQRDSVSLRVFNTEVEAELPPSSQFGHLNSITRTLEEIQPREGTSIGPLLDRLADQVSRRGIVILISDCLEESLEPILSGLRHLRFRGHEVILFHILHHDEVEFPLYGNLRFIALEGTEELLTRPHLIRPAYLRIVQQYLQDIRKGCDGSGVDYVQMFTHRSLGNALAEYLVRRLKK